The following proteins are co-located in the Heteronotia binoei isolate CCM8104 ecotype False Entrance Well chromosome 21, APGP_CSIRO_Hbin_v1, whole genome shotgun sequence genome:
- the ACYP1 gene encoding acylphosphatase-1 — MSPWGYSAGVFMPQSVESGRGHSLFLHWKWSWSLQALVCLTVVLLLIQVVPAMAEGDGLISVDYQVFGKVQGVFFRKYTQAQGKKLGVVGWVQNTDYGTVQGQIQGPAFKVRQLQEWLRKTGSPKSSIEKADFRNEKKITKLEHNDFYIVK, encoded by the exons ATGTCGCCTTGGGGCTACTCAGCTGGCGTCTTTATGCCGCAATCGGTGGAGAGTGGTCGCGGGCATTCCCTGTTCCTGCACTGGAAATGGAGTTGGTCTCTGCAAGCCTTAGTCTGTCTAACTGTGGTTTTGCTTTTGATCCAGGTGGTACCTGCTATGGCTGAGGGAGACGGCCTCATTTCAGTGGATTATCAAGTGTTTGGGAAAGTCCAAGGAGTGTTTTTCCGCAAATACACACAG GCTCAAGGGAAAAAGTTAGGTGTAGTTGGCTGGGTCCAGAATACGGACTATGGCACTGTGCAAGGACAGATCCAAGGCCCTGCTTTCAAAGTACGTCAGCTTCAAGAATGGCTTCGGAAGACGGGAAGTCCCAAGTCCAGCATTGAAAAAGCAGATTTCCGTAATGAGAAGAAAATAACCAAGTTAGAACATAATGACTTTTACATTGTAAAATAA